AAAGCGGGTATCACCGCGCTTGAGAATCCCGATATCACAAGAAAGACTGTTGCCAAGTACGAAAGACGGCTGAAGATGATGGTCGAAGTGTTGCGGAATGCCGGATTCGACGCGAAAATGCCAGGGGGCACTTTTTACCTCTTCGTCCCCGCTCCAAAAGGGGCGAAAGGGGTAAAGTTCAATAACGCTGAAGACGCGAGCCAATTCCTCATAAAGGAAAAACATATCTCCACCGTGCCGGAAAACCTCGGAGGGGGCTACCTCCGTTTCGGGGCCACCTTCGTGGCGGCAGACGAAAATGAAGAAAAAAGGGTTCTGCAAGTAATGGGGGAGAGATTGAAAGAGGTAGGTTTTGAATTCTAAGAACGAAATTCAAAACGGCGTTGCCAAAACGGTGGCTGATAAAAGTTCCGGTTCATGGGTGGCGGCGCACCTGTCGATAGGTTCCAACCTGGGCGATTCCAGATCCTGCATTGAATCCGCCCTGCAGATCCTAAAGGAACACGACAGCATCAAGATCACAAGCGTTTCCGACTATTTCAAAACTGAACCGGTAGACATGCACGACGGGGGGAATTTCATAAATTGCGCCGTCGGAATCGAGACAAACCTCAGTCCCCTGGAGCTTCTTGACTCCCTGGAAGAGATAGAGCACCTTCTAGGCAGAAAAACAAAAAGGGACAACAAGCCGAGGACTATCGACATTGATATCATCTACTACGGCGGGATGGTGGTTGTCTTTCCAAGATTGCAGGTTCCGCATCCCAAAATGGCGCAGAGAAGGTTTGTCCTCGAGCCTCTAGCCCAGATAGCGCCGGATATAAAACACCCGACACTCCACCAAACACCCGCGGAACTCGTCATGGCCGTATCGAACCATACAGGCCATTGCTGGAAGATTGAAAACACCGGCGTATAAGTACATCGTTGTGGAAGGGCCGATCGGGGTCGGCAAAACCACTCTCGCCGCGAAACTTGCGGAGCACTACAAGGCAGAAATCCTCCATGAGCAGGTGGAGGAAAATCCCTTTCTTTCCCGTTTTTATCTCGATATGGAAAAATTCGCCTTCAGCGCGCAGATGTTTTTCCTCATGTCGCGATATCAGCAGCTTAAAAAATCGAATCAAATCGATCTTTTCAGCAGTTGCGTCGTGGCGGACTACATGCTTGAAAAGGATTTCATCTTCGCGGAGCTGAACTTGAATAAGGACGAATTTAATTTATATAATGATGTATACAGGATGTTGCAGGGCCATGTGGCGAAACCGGATCTTGTGATATTTTTGTCAGCAGAAACGGAA
The DNA window shown above is from Nitrospinota bacterium and carries:
- the folK gene encoding 2-amino-4-hydroxy-6-hydroxymethyldihydropteridine diphosphokinase; this encodes MNSKNEIQNGVAKTVADKSSGSWVAAHLSIGSNLGDSRSCIESALQILKEHDSIKITSVSDYFKTEPVDMHDGGNFINCAVGIETNLSPLELLDSLEEIEHLLGRKTKRDNKPRTIDIDIIYYGGMVVVFPRLQVPHPKMAQRRFVLEPLAQIAPDIKHPTLHQTPAELVMAVSNHTGHCWKIENTGV
- a CDS encoding deoxynucleoside kinase, with translation MKTPAYKYIVVEGPIGVGKTTLAAKLAEHYKAEILHEQVEENPFLSRFYLDMEKFAFSAQMFFLMSRYQQLKKSNQIDLFSSCVVADYMLEKDFIFAELNLNKDEFNLYNDVYRMLQGHVAKPDLVIFLSAETETLIKRIRKRGRSFEKAIPEKYIEEVNEAYHRFFFQYGSGPMLQVNSNKMDFVNNEEDFSKLIEKLSTRIRGKEYFNPLGSV